One Microlunatus soli genomic window carries:
- the sthA gene encoding Si-specific NAD(P)(+) transhydrogenase has protein sequence MDHEHEYDLAVIGSGPGGQRSAIMAAKLGKRVCVIDARTMVGGVCVQTGTIPSKTLREAVLYLTGMQLRELYGASYRVKEEITVTDLLGRLQHVIGRETEVIRAQLLRNHVDLIGGLARFSDPHTLEVEVDGPDQQRTVTADKIIIATGTTPARPGHITFDGVRVLDSDQILDVERVPDTMVVVGAGVIGVEYASIFAALGTRVTLVEKRPAMLPFCDPEIIESLKFHLRDQTMSFRLGEEVAGVEAGGNGTITTLASGKRIAAEVVMYSAGRQGNTERLRLDSAGLKADDRGRLVVDDHYRTEVEHIYAVGDVIGFPALAATSMDQGRLAASHAFDEPAHDLAALQPIGIYTIPEVSYCGKTEAELTEEAVPFEVGISRYRELARGQIIGDSYGMLKLIVHTDTRQILGVHVFGTNATELVHIGQAIMGCGGTVDYLVDTVLNYPTLSEAYKVAALDVTNKLRAVERLTSSMLVAD, from the coding sequence ATGGACCACGAACATGAGTACGATCTGGCGGTCATCGGCTCCGGGCCGGGCGGTCAGCGATCGGCGATCATGGCTGCCAAGCTGGGCAAACGGGTCTGTGTGATCGACGCCCGGACGATGGTCGGCGGCGTCTGTGTGCAGACCGGAACGATCCCGTCGAAGACGCTCCGGGAGGCGGTGCTCTACCTGACCGGGATGCAACTGCGGGAGCTGTACGGCGCCAGTTACCGGGTCAAGGAGGAGATCACCGTCACCGATCTGCTCGGTCGGTTACAGCATGTGATCGGTCGGGAGACCGAGGTGATCAGGGCGCAGTTGCTGCGCAACCACGTGGACCTGATCGGTGGCCTGGCACGCTTCTCCGATCCGCACACCCTCGAGGTCGAGGTGGACGGCCCGGATCAGCAGCGCACGGTCACCGCTGACAAGATCATCATCGCCACCGGTACGACCCCCGCCCGTCCGGGCCACATCACCTTCGACGGGGTCCGGGTGCTCGATTCCGATCAGATCCTCGATGTCGAACGGGTCCCGGACACCATGGTGGTCGTCGGCGCCGGCGTGATCGGCGTGGAGTACGCGTCGATCTTCGCCGCCCTCGGCACCAGAGTGACCTTGGTGGAGAAGCGACCGGCGATGTTGCCGTTCTGCGATCCGGAGATCATCGAGTCGCTGAAGTTCCACCTCCGGGACCAGACCATGTCCTTCCGATTGGGGGAGGAGGTCGCCGGTGTCGAGGCCGGTGGCAACGGCACCATCACCACGCTGGCCTCGGGGAAGCGGATCGCCGCCGAAGTGGTGATGTATTCGGCCGGACGACAGGGCAACACAGAGCGGCTACGACTGGACTCGGCCGGGCTCAAGGCCGACGACCGCGGACGGCTGGTGGTCGATGATCATTACCGGACCGAGGTCGAGCACATCTATGCGGTCGGCGACGTCATCGGATTCCCTGCCCTGGCAGCAACCTCGATGGACCAGGGCCGACTCGCCGCATCGCATGCCTTCGACGAACCGGCTCATGATCTTGCAGCGCTGCAGCCGATCGGCATCTACACGATCCCGGAGGTTTCCTACTGCGGCAAGACCGAGGCCGAACTGACCGAGGAGGCGGTCCCGTTCGAGGTGGGCATCTCGCGGTACCGCGAGCTGGCTCGCGGCCAGATCATCGGTGACTCCTACGGGATGCTCAAACTGATCGTGCACACCGACACCCGACAGATCCTCGGCGTCCACGTGTTCGGCACGAACGCGACCGAACTCGTGCACATCGGCCAGGCGATCATGGGCTGCGGCGGCACCGTGGACTATCTGGTCGACACCGTCCTGAACTACCCGACGCTGTCCGAG